The following are from one region of the Pyxidicoccus trucidator genome:
- a CDS encoding SRPBCC family protein, whose amino-acid sequence MTAAFYLLLAIGLLGAFDVLYFHTWRGRLQERAECQREVLWHTVRHLIYGLQFLWVPHLRFQGLALGLLAVLYASDVFVAWADVWEERDSRAPQGGLPRGEYFMHVVLSVLVGLYLMSIFHAVWPDRLLPTGLRVAPPSVPVALRTLMTVMGVVALASFARDLFRWFAFRRVPVAALPKQPPPRRIVVEALIPAPVERVWERTQEPELHTAWDVRFTSIKYLPEQDARGFHLMDYRTHLGFGLEIKGWGRYLANTPLVRSTFEFGSDDFRSVILKGRGLWLYERRPEGTFFKTVFDYQTRHGVAGELLDAALFRPVMQLGTEWGFETLRRWCAGEEGALARGRSRWRFALFFLSRVLGRAPAPGAARSWLGSGNEHRAPGAATDCGELVEVSP is encoded by the coding sequence ATGACCGCCGCCTTCTACCTGCTGCTCGCCATCGGACTGCTGGGCGCCTTCGACGTCCTCTACTTCCACACGTGGCGCGGCCGTCTCCAGGAGCGCGCCGAGTGTCAGCGTGAAGTCCTCTGGCACACCGTGCGCCACCTCATCTACGGGCTCCAGTTCCTCTGGGTGCCGCACCTGCGCTTCCAGGGCCTCGCGCTGGGACTGCTCGCGGTGCTCTACGCGTCCGACGTCTTCGTCGCCTGGGCCGATGTCTGGGAGGAGCGTGACAGCCGCGCGCCCCAGGGTGGCCTGCCTCGCGGCGAGTACTTCATGCACGTGGTGCTCAGCGTGCTCGTCGGGCTGTACCTCATGTCCATCTTCCATGCCGTGTGGCCGGACCGACTCCTGCCCACGGGCCTGCGCGTGGCCCCTCCCTCCGTCCCCGTGGCCCTGCGCACGCTGATGACGGTGATGGGTGTGGTGGCGCTCGCCTCGTTCGCTCGGGACCTGTTCCGGTGGTTCGCCTTCCGCCGCGTGCCGGTGGCGGCGCTCCCGAAGCAGCCGCCTCCGCGCCGCATCGTGGTGGAGGCGCTCATCCCCGCCCCCGTCGAGCGGGTGTGGGAGCGCACGCAGGAGCCGGAGCTGCACACGGCCTGGGACGTGCGCTTCACGTCCATCAAGTACCTGCCCGAGCAGGACGCGCGCGGCTTCCACCTCATGGACTACCGGACGCACCTGGGCTTCGGACTCGAAATCAAGGGCTGGGGCCGCTACCTCGCGAACACGCCCCTGGTGCGCTCCACCTTCGAGTTCGGCTCGGACGACTTCCGCAGCGTCATCCTCAAGGGCCGCGGGCTGTGGCTCTACGAGCGCCGGCCCGAGGGCACCTTCTTCAAGACGGTGTTCGACTACCAGACGCGGCACGGAGTCGCGGGGGAGCTGCTCGACGCGGCGCTGTTCCGCCCCGTCATGCAGCTGGGCACCGAGTGGGGCTTCGAGACGCTGCGCCGCTGGTGCGCGGGGGAAGAGGGTGCGCTGGCTCGGGGTCGCTCACGGTGGCGGTTCGCCCTGTTCTTCCTCTCGCGCGTGCTGGGCAGGGCGCCGGCTCCTGGTGCGGCGCGGAGCTGGCTCGGCTCCGGCAATGAGCACCGGGCGCCGGGCGCGGCGACGGACTGTGGAGAACTTGTGGAGGTGTCGCCATGA
- a CDS encoding Uma2 family endonuclease codes for MERKPATYADLEALPDNVVGELIGGALHASPRPAGPHTIAASRLEIELGGPFDRGRNGPGGWILLIEPELHLREDVLVPDLAGWRRERMPRPPRTAAYTLAPDWVCEVLSPSTKALDRKVKLPVYAREGVRHVWLMDPEARTLEVFSLEGTDYSLHATHSGPALVRAEPFEAAELELAYLWGEM; via the coding sequence ATGGAACGAAAACCAGCCACCTACGCGGACCTGGAGGCACTCCCCGACAACGTGGTCGGGGAGCTCATCGGCGGAGCGCTGCATGCCAGTCCCCGTCCGGCTGGGCCGCATACGATCGCGGCGTCCCGGCTGGAAATCGAGCTGGGAGGTCCGTTCGACCGGGGAAGAAATGGGCCCGGAGGTTGGATCCTCCTTATCGAGCCGGAGCTGCACCTGCGAGAGGACGTGCTCGTCCCGGACCTGGCCGGCTGGCGCCGCGAGCGGATGCCCAGGCCTCCGAGGACCGCGGCCTACACCCTCGCGCCGGACTGGGTCTGCGAGGTGCTCTCGCCCTCCACGAAAGCCCTGGACCGGAAGGTGAAGCTGCCCGTGTACGCACGCGAGGGCGTGCGACATGTCTGGCTGATGGACCCCGAGGCGCGCACGCTGGAGGTGTTCAGCCTGGAGGGCACGGACTATTCGCTGCACGCCACGCACTCGGGCCCGGCCCTCGTTCGCGCCGAGCCCTTCGAGGCCGCCGAGCTGGAGCTGGCCTACCTCTGGGGCGAAATGTAG
- a CDS encoding aldo/keto reductase encodes MNYRQLGRTGLYVSELCFGAMTFGGEGIWKAIGTQGQAEADKLVGRSLDAGINFFDTANVYSNGASEQLLGKALGAKRSGVVLATKVRGRMGPGVNELGLSRGHIMDSVHASLKRLGTDYIDLYQIHGYDPVTPLDETLRALDDLVHQGKVRYLGASNLAAWQLMKALGISEHRGLSRFESLQAYYTIAGRDLERELVPLMKDQHLGLMVWSPLAGGFLSGKYRRDQQGPEGSRRVAFDFPPINKERAYDVVEVMDGVAKEHDVSVARVALAWLLHQSHVTTIIIGAKTEQQLEDNLLATTLKLTPEQLAKLDAASKLPAEYPQWMLERQGADRVSPAK; translated from the coding sequence ATGAATTACCGGCAGCTGGGCCGCACCGGCCTCTATGTCTCGGAGCTGTGCTTCGGAGCCATGACCTTCGGCGGAGAGGGAATCTGGAAGGCGATTGGCACGCAGGGCCAGGCGGAGGCCGACAAGCTCGTGGGCCGCTCCCTGGACGCGGGCATCAACTTCTTCGACACCGCGAACGTCTATTCCAACGGCGCCTCGGAGCAGCTCCTCGGCAAGGCCCTGGGGGCGAAGCGCTCCGGCGTCGTGCTGGCCACCAAGGTCCGCGGGCGCATGGGGCCGGGCGTCAACGAGCTGGGCCTGTCACGTGGCCACATCATGGACTCGGTGCACGCGAGCCTGAAGCGCCTGGGCACCGACTACATCGACCTGTACCAGATTCACGGCTACGACCCCGTCACGCCGCTGGACGAGACGCTGCGCGCGCTCGACGACCTCGTGCACCAGGGCAAGGTGCGCTACCTCGGCGCGTCCAACCTGGCCGCGTGGCAGCTCATGAAGGCGCTCGGCATCAGCGAGCACCGCGGCCTCTCCCGCTTCGAGTCCCTGCAGGCCTACTACACCATCGCCGGACGCGACCTGGAGCGCGAGCTGGTGCCACTGATGAAGGACCAGCACCTGGGCCTCATGGTGTGGAGCCCGCTGGCCGGTGGCTTCCTCAGCGGCAAGTACCGCCGCGACCAGCAGGGGCCCGAGGGCTCCCGCCGTGTCGCGTTCGACTTCCCGCCCATCAACAAGGAGCGCGCCTATGACGTCGTCGAGGTCATGGACGGCGTGGCGAAGGAGCACGATGTCTCCGTGGCGCGCGTGGCGCTCGCGTGGCTGCTGCACCAGTCGCACGTCACCACCATCATCATCGGCGCGAAGACGGAGCAGCAGCTCGAAGACAACCTCCTGGCCACCACGCTGAAGCTCACGCCCGAGCAGCTCGCGAAGCTCGACGCCGCCTCGAAGCTCCCGGCCGAGTACCCGCAGTGGATGCT